A single genomic interval of Koleobacter methoxysyntrophicus harbors:
- a CDS encoding IS110 family transposase — translation MALKIVYPICCGIDVHKTFVVACIASTNNGVTTYKRHRFSTYTKGLKELSQWLCENNCKDVCMESTGKYWIPVFNVLEDSCNTTLAHPKYVKAIRGKKTDKKDAKWIADLFKHDLIAGSFMPPLAIRQLRDLMRYRFKLTNFMSSEKNRLQNCLTVSNIQLGNVVSNTFGKSSMNIINRLLENPMDTSFDIEPLIHGSMKDKVPELELAIDGFITPEQAEKLKVIKQHYENLESRKDDLEKIILSLSVPYSEEINLILTVPSFKNIFSAIAVVSEIGVNMDVFPTAKHLCSWAGLTPTNNESAGKKKSVRVSRAGCYIKPLLVQCATAVVKSEKHPEIRNRYLRLKKRRGHKKAIIAIARMLLTAIYHILKKKEPYNAELYRNSNVLPANREITVEQAILLAKSQGYRIKVTT, via the coding sequence ATGGCTTTAAAAATTGTTTACCCAATTTGTTGTGGTATTGATGTCCACAAAACCTTCGTTGTTGCTTGTATTGCTTCAACCAACAACGGGGTTACCACCTACAAACGCCATCGCTTTTCTACCTATACTAAAGGTCTGAAAGAGCTGTCACAGTGGCTTTGTGAAAACAACTGTAAGGATGTTTGTATGGAATCTACCGGAAAGTACTGGATTCCCGTATTTAATGTTCTTGAAGATTCTTGCAACACCACCCTGGCTCATCCTAAATATGTCAAAGCTATCCGTGGTAAGAAAACTGACAAAAAAGATGCTAAATGGATTGCCGATTTATTCAAGCATGACCTTATAGCTGGAAGCTTTATGCCTCCTCTTGCTATCAGGCAGCTTCGTGACCTTATGCGTTACCGCTTTAAGCTGACTAACTTTATGTCAAGCGAGAAAAACCGTCTGCAAAACTGTTTAACCGTATCCAATATTCAGCTTGGAAATGTTGTTTCTAATACATTTGGCAAAAGTTCAATGAACATCATTAACAGGCTTTTAGAAAATCCTATGGATACTTCTTTTGATATTGAACCGCTTATTCACGGTTCTATGAAAGATAAGGTCCCCGAACTGGAGCTTGCTATTGACGGTTTTATCACGCCTGAACAAGCTGAAAAACTTAAGGTAATCAAGCAGCATTACGAGAATCTGGAGTCTCGTAAGGATGACCTTGAAAAAATTATCCTTTCTCTTTCCGTACCCTACTCTGAAGAAATTAATCTGATCTTAACTGTTCCGTCCTTTAAGAACATCTTTTCCGCCATAGCAGTGGTTTCCGAAATAGGTGTCAACATGGACGTGTTCCCGACAGCTAAGCATCTATGCTCTTGGGCAGGGCTTACTCCTACGAATAACGAAAGTGCCGGAAAGAAAAAGTCAGTAAGGGTTTCAAGAGCTGGCTGTTATATTAAGCCGCTTCTGGTACAGTGTGCAACTGCTGTAGTTAAAAGCGAAAAGCATCCTGAAATCCGTAACCGTTATTTAAGGCTTAAAAAGCGTCGTGGTCATAAAAAGGCAATCATTGCCATTGCAAGAATGCTCCTTACAGCTATTTACCATATCCTTAAGAAGAAAGAACCGTATAATGCTGAATTGTATAGAAACTCGAATGTTCTTCCAGCAAACCGTGAAATCACGGTAGAACAAGCGATTCTGTTGGCTAAATCTCAGGGTTACCGTATTAAGGTAACCACGTGA
- a CDS encoding BMC domain-containing protein, which yields MKKSIGLVEFRSIAKGIEASDAMMKAADVRLIQALPLCPGKYVILIAGEVGAVENAVAAGINVGKEQVIDKLILPNVHSQVFPALTGTVEIKEYKSLGIIEVFSVAAAIKAGDAAVKASTVELMEIRLARGMGGKAFIFINGDVSAVKTAVQKGVDEIKDEGWLLNYSVIPSPNKELLAQLV from the coding sequence ATGAAAAAGAGTATTGGACTGGTGGAATTTAGAAGCATAGCAAAGGGGATTGAAGCTTCAGATGCTATGATGAAGGCAGCTGATGTAAGGCTTATACAAGCCCTCCCTCTGTGTCCTGGTAAATATGTTATATTAATAGCCGGTGAAGTGGGTGCCGTTGAAAATGCTGTAGCGGCTGGAATAAATGTTGGGAAAGAACAGGTTATTGATAAACTGATTCTGCCTAACGTTCATTCTCAAGTTTTTCCGGCCCTAACAGGGACAGTGGAGATAAAGGAGTATAAATCTCTTGGAATAATTGAAGTCTTTTCGGTAGCTGCAGCAATTAAGGCTGGAGATGCTGCAGTAAAAGCTTCTACAGTTGAATTGATGGAAATCAGGTTGGCTAGAGGAATGGGGGGAAAGGCTTTCATATTCATAAACGGGGATGTAAGTGCGGTCAAAACTGCTGTTCAAAAGGGGGTTGATGAAATCAAAGACGAAGGTTGGCTTCTTAATTATTCAGTAATTCCATCACCAAACAAGGAGCTCTTAGCCCAATTAGTATGA
- a CDS encoding 4Fe-4S dicluster domain-containing protein produces MPGNLSHAVKEAGVIGAGGAGFPTHVKLDSKVEYVIVNGAECEPLIRVDQQLMGKYPEDLLNALKAVVKEVGAVNGIIALKSKYREAVKLLKNMAASYENIKIFELGNFYPAGDEQVLVYEVTGRIVNEGGIPLNVGAVVINVETLLNISNALKGQPVTEKYVTVAGWVKHPSTFKVPVGTAYNLLIEEAGGPLGESFSIIDGGPMMGKITDDPNQSVIKTTKGIIVLPADHPLVLKKKQKIQTSIKLAKSVCCQCRLCTDICPRYLLGHSIEPHKIMRTVSNSVNDVESLTQAFLCSECALCEAYACIMDLSPKKVNQMLKEIFKNNNIKNPHRKKPEKVYDERSFRYVPADRLTARLGLSEFDTKSPLIKKEIKPDKVVLPLCQHIGAPARPVVRTGDLVKKGDLLADIPDGAMGARIHASISGEVRVFEDSILIKSVGEAT; encoded by the coding sequence ATGCCCGGAAATTTGAGTCATGCAGTAAAGGAGGCCGGAGTGATAGGGGCAGGGGGAGCCGGTTTTCCAACCCATGTAAAACTAGATAGTAAAGTGGAATATGTTATAGTTAATGGTGCAGAGTGTGAACCCCTTATACGGGTGGATCAACAGCTTATGGGGAAATACCCAGAGGATTTGCTAAATGCATTAAAAGCGGTTGTAAAAGAAGTGGGAGCAGTAAATGGAATAATAGCTTTAAAATCCAAATACAGGGAGGCCGTAAAACTCTTAAAGAATATGGCGGCTTCCTATGAGAATATAAAAATATTCGAACTGGGGAATTTTTATCCCGCAGGGGATGAACAGGTGCTGGTTTATGAAGTTACAGGAAGGATTGTGAATGAAGGGGGTATTCCATTAAACGTAGGTGCCGTTGTTATTAATGTAGAAACCCTTCTAAATATATCCAATGCCTTAAAGGGGCAGCCGGTTACAGAAAAATATGTAACGGTTGCTGGATGGGTTAAACACCCTTCAACATTTAAGGTCCCGGTGGGAACAGCGTATAACCTTTTAATAGAAGAGGCTGGAGGGCCTCTAGGCGAAAGCTTTTCAATCATAGATGGAGGCCCAATGATGGGCAAAATAACTGATGACCCAAATCAGTCGGTTATTAAAACCACAAAAGGCATAATTGTGCTGCCTGCCGATCATCCTCTTGTATTAAAGAAAAAGCAAAAAATACAAACCAGCATCAAACTGGCAAAATCTGTATGCTGTCAGTGCAGACTGTGCACTGATATATGTCCCAGATACCTTTTGGGCCATTCCATTGAGCCCCATAAAATAATGCGCACAGTGTCAAATTCCGTTAATGATGTTGAAAGCCTGACCCAGGCATTTCTGTGTTCTGAATGTGCCCTGTGTGAAGCCTATGCATGTATCATGGATCTTTCTCCTAAAAAAGTAAACCAGATGCTGAAAGAAATCTTTAAGAACAATAATATCAAGAATCCCCACCGGAAAAAACCCGAGAAGGTTTATGATGAACGAAGCTTTAGATATGTTCCTGCAGACAGACTTACGGCCAGGCTGGGACTGTCAGAATTTGATACCAAATCTCCTCTGATTAAAAAAGAGATAAAGCCTGATAAAGTGGTGCTGCCCCTTTGCCAGCATATTGGCGCACCAGCCAGACCCGTTGTTAGAACAGGAGACCTTGTAAAAAAAGGGGATTTGCTAGCTGATATTCCCGATGGAGCTATGGGAGCAAGGATTCATGCGAGCATCTCCGGCGAAGTCAGGGTTTTTGAAGATTCTATACTGATAAAATCGGTAGGGGAGGCTACATAG
- a CDS encoding aldehyde dehydrogenase family protein yields the protein MRLDEKELSAIITMVIEELQQREKNNKTSGNGIFHDINDAIDAASKAQQELIELPIKKRNEIIDSMRKVILDNLELLSRMAVEETKMGRVDDKIKKNELVAVKTPGTEILETEALTGDHGLTLVEMAPFGVIGSLTPSTNPSETIINNAIGMIAAGNSVVFGPHPSAKRVSHKTVELLNAAIMEAGGPQNLITTVYEPTLDTARALIDHPGINILVATGGKAVVKAVLSSGKKAIGAGAGNPPVVVDETADVRKAARDIVIGSSFDNNLPCISEKEVIAVKAIYDKLIEFMQEEGAYRIKGDAVKALEELVLTQKDEYKARSCTTGEKLPPSAYGPNKNFIGKDALVILKELGISAGKDVKVIIVETDKNHPFVFNEMLMPVLPIVKVDDVDEGIKTAVEVEHGNRHTAVMHSKNVDNMTRFARAIKTTIFVKNAPSYAGIGVGGEGFTSFTIAGPTGEGLTSAKNFVRIRRCVLANALSIL from the coding sequence ATGAGATTGGATGAAAAAGAATTATCTGCAATCATCACCATGGTTATTGAAGAACTTCAGCAAAGAGAAAAGAATAATAAAACCAGCGGTAATGGAATCTTTCATGATATTAATGACGCTATAGATGCCGCATCTAAAGCCCAGCAGGAATTGATTGAACTGCCCATAAAGAAACGGAATGAAATCATCGACTCTATGAGAAAGGTAATACTGGATAATCTGGAACTGCTTTCCAGAATGGCTGTTGAGGAGACAAAAATGGGCCGGGTGGATGATAAGATTAAGAAAAATGAACTGGTTGCCGTTAAGACACCTGGAACAGAAATCCTTGAAACAGAAGCATTAACAGGGGATCATGGGCTAACCCTTGTGGAGATGGCACCCTTTGGTGTCATAGGGAGCTTAACCCCATCGACAAATCCCTCTGAAACCATAATCAACAACGCCATAGGAATGATTGCGGCAGGGAATTCTGTTGTATTCGGCCCCCATCCTTCTGCAAAGAGGGTATCCCATAAGACGGTGGAATTGCTGAATGCTGCGATAATGGAGGCAGGAGGCCCTCAAAACCTCATTACTACTGTTTATGAACCCACCCTTGATACCGCTAGGGCCCTGATAGATCACCCGGGGATTAATATTCTGGTTGCTACGGGAGGGAAGGCTGTGGTCAAGGCAGTGCTTTCCTCAGGTAAAAAGGCTATAGGCGCGGGAGCGGGTAATCCTCCCGTTGTCGTAGATGAAACTGCAGATGTCAGAAAAGCGGCGAGGGATATTGTCATTGGTTCGAGTTTTGACAACAATCTCCCGTGCATTTCCGAAAAAGAAGTAATAGCAGTAAAAGCCATCTATGATAAACTGATCGAATTCATGCAAGAAGAAGGGGCTTATAGAATTAAGGGTGATGCCGTAAAAGCCCTGGAGGAATTGGTGCTGACCCAAAAAGATGAGTATAAAGCCAGAAGCTGTACTACCGGCGAGAAATTGCCGCCTTCCGCTTATGGCCCTAATAAAAACTTTATTGGCAAGGACGCTTTAGTAATTTTAAAGGAACTTGGGATAAGTGCAGGGAAGGACGTAAAGGTTATAATCGTTGAGACGGATAAAAACCATCCCTTTGTATTCAATGAAATGCTGATGCCTGTCCTGCCGATAGTTAAAGTCGATGATGTGGATGAAGGGATAAAAACGGCAGTTGAAGTGGAACACGGGAACAGACATACAGCCGTGATGCATTCTAAAAATGTTGACAACATGACGAGATTTGCTAGAGCCATCAAGACAACGATATTTGTCAAAAATGCTCCCAGTTATGCCGGGATCGGCGTGGGTGGTGAAGGTTTCACCAGCTTCACCATTGCAGGTCCAACTGGAGAAGGCCTCACATCGGCTAAAAATTTCGTAAGAATCAGAAGATGTGTGCTGGCAAATGCCCTTTCGATCCTATAA
- a CDS encoding cob(I)yrinic acid a,c-diamide adenosyltransferase, with the protein MKIYTKRGDRGETTLFGGEKVRKDDFRVETYGTLDEAASILGLARAMADSSMIKNIIKKLQKDIYKLNAELASTPNKKERLPERITKKNVIAVEKIIDCLDQRFYMKKDFVLSGSTSLSAVLDMARTVVRRAERRAVTLNQKERLRGEILEYLNRLSDLLYILARFVDQEEVVRTVKEKVLNEISLHKTTPQRLELGLSEVKKILQTAENKAKAIGVSMVISVVDKGGNLIALYRMDGSLLASIDISINKAFTAVSLKMPTHVLAKHAQPGEALYGIDSTNNGRIVVFGGGIPLEVKGDVVGGIGVSGGSVEQDIAVAEAGVKIFQEIIKGS; encoded by the coding sequence ATGAAAATCTATACCAAAAGAGGTGACAGAGGAGAAACAACTCTTTTTGGGGGCGAGAAGGTAAGAAAAGACGATTTTCGAGTAGAAACATACGGGACCTTGGATGAAGCCGCTTCCATTCTCGGGCTGGCAAGAGCCATGGCAGATTCGAGCATGATAAAGAATATAATTAAAAAGCTGCAGAAAGATATCTATAAGCTGAACGCTGAACTTGCTTCTACCCCTAATAAAAAGGAAAGACTGCCCGAAAGGATAACGAAAAAAAATGTAATTGCTGTGGAAAAAATCATTGACTGCCTGGACCAGCGTTTTTATATGAAAAAAGATTTTGTGCTGTCAGGATCTACTTCCCTTTCAGCAGTATTGGATATGGCCCGAACCGTTGTCCGTAGAGCAGAGAGAAGGGCAGTTACTCTCAATCAAAAAGAAAGGCTAAGGGGAGAAATACTGGAGTATTTGAATCGACTTTCGGACCTCCTATACATTCTGGCTCGTTTTGTTGATCAGGAGGAGGTGGTGAGGACGGTTAAAGAAAAAGTGTTAAATGAAATTTCCTTGCATAAAACTACGCCTCAAAGGTTAGAACTTGGTCTCAGTGAAGTAAAAAAAATCCTTCAGACTGCTGAAAATAAAGCAAAGGCAATAGGTGTATCCATGGTTATTTCTGTGGTCGATAAAGGGGGGAATCTTATAGCCCTTTACAGAATGGACGGTTCGCTGCTGGCAAGTATTGATATTTCGATAAACAAAGCCTTTACAGCAGTAAGCCTTAAAATGCCAACACATGTGCTGGCAAAGCATGCCCAACCGGGGGAAGCGCTTTATGGTATAGATTCAACAAACAATGGAAGAATTGTGGTGTTTGGAGGAGGTATACCCCTTGAAGTGAAAGGGGATGTAGTAGGAGGTATTGGTGTAAGTGGAGGCAGTGTTGAGCAGGATATAGCAGTGGCTGAAGCAGGGGTAAAAATCTTTCAGGAGATTATTAAAGGGAGTTGA
- a CDS encoding EutN/CcmL family microcompartment protein, whose protein sequence is MQICKVVGNVVATQKNQNLVGSKLLLVQSIDSEGNTTGGVFVAVDTVGAGFGERVLVTKGSSARNAAGDEENSPVDAAIVGIIDSIEYNGQGCRL, encoded by the coding sequence GTGCAGATATGTAAAGTTGTAGGAAATGTGGTGGCAACCCAGAAAAACCAAAACCTGGTGGGCTCTAAACTGCTGCTGGTCCAGTCAATAGATTCTGAAGGCAACACAACGGGGGGAGTCTTTGTTGCTGTGGATACTGTTGGTGCCGGGTTTGGTGAGAGAGTGCTTGTGACAAAAGGCAGTTCAGCTAGAAATGCTGCTGGAGATGAAGAAAACAGTCCTGTGGATGCAGCAATTGTGGGGATAATTGATTCCATTGAATATAATGGCCAGGGGTGCAGATTATGA
- a CDS encoding flavoprotein: MYTDVDSLIKIVIDEVIRQLKFFEEKDMSSYAIMAVFTGGRTGLEEALKQLKYMETNGAQLTIVPSRNALRIIGEERLKKEIPGAKLIYEYTESILQETKNADIILFPVLTQNTLAKIALGICDTLPLQIASWGIMMGKKMLAARNAADPGDSRKMELGLGRAPKVYRDQIYGYFDRLKEFEIHFCDVREMLDKTHQMLENKRKTTLHNGHALTHKDVITYTSSGVKEILIRKDSIITPLAVETAEKNQIILTRKEG; encoded by the coding sequence ATGTATACTGATGTTGATAGCCTCATAAAGATTGTGATTGACGAGGTAATAAGGCAATTAAAGTTTTTTGAAGAGAAAGATATGAGCAGTTATGCAATTATGGCAGTATTTACGGGAGGCAGAACAGGTTTGGAGGAAGCTTTAAAACAGCTTAAGTATATGGAAACTAATGGAGCGCAATTAACGATTGTTCCTTCCAGGAATGCTCTAAGAATTATCGGAGAAGAAAGATTAAAAAAAGAAATTCCTGGAGCAAAGCTGATTTATGAATATACCGAGTCAATTCTACAGGAAACAAAAAACGCTGACATTATTTTATTTCCCGTGCTTACTCAAAATACACTGGCCAAAATTGCATTGGGTATATGTGATACTTTACCCCTTCAAATAGCCAGTTGGGGAATTATGATGGGCAAAAAAATGCTAGCTGCCAGAAATGCTGCAGACCCCGGGGATTCAAGAAAGATGGAACTTGGTCTCGGGAGGGCTCCGAAGGTTTACCGTGATCAAATATATGGATATTTTGACAGGCTTAAAGAGTTTGAAATCCACTTTTGCGACGTAAGGGAAATGCTAGATAAAACCCATCAAATGCTTGAAAATAAGCGAAAAACAACCTTGCACAATGGTCATGCATTGACTCACAAAGACGTTATTACATATACTTCGTCGGGTGTAAAAGAAATCCTAATTAGAAAGGATTCCATAATAACACCCCTTGCCGTAGAGACCGCAGAAAAAAATCAAATTATCCTTACCAGAAAAGAGGGGTGA
- the eutJ gene encoding ethanolamine utilization protein EutJ, producing the protein MTRGNELIRDFEDIIKTQRPPDEFKSLKIGVDLGTANVVVSVLDSDNKPVMGAIQPAQVVRDGLVVDYVGAIRIVKRLKARIEEVISLPLKKAATAIPPGVNPGDVKAIGNVVEAAGFELTGIVDEPTAAAKVLGIKNGAVVDVGGGTTGISVLKNGEVVYVADEPTGGTHFTLVLAGNYRVSFEEAERIKLSKERSKEVFQVLIPVMEKVGSIIRNHIQDKEVDTIYLVGGTSCINGIERVIETHTGIKAVKPVNPLLVTPLGIAMLSEEGGG; encoded by the coding sequence TTGACCAGGGGGAATGAACTGATTAGAGATTTTGAGGACATAATAAAAACTCAAAGGCCTCCTGATGAATTTAAGAGTTTAAAAATAGGGGTGGATTTGGGCACGGCAAATGTAGTGGTATCAGTATTGGATAGCGACAACAAACCTGTTATGGGAGCAATACAGCCAGCACAGGTGGTTAGAGATGGTCTGGTAGTAGATTATGTCGGAGCCATAAGGATAGTGAAAAGATTAAAAGCCCGTATCGAAGAAGTAATATCCCTTCCATTAAAAAAAGCTGCAACTGCAATTCCCCCCGGTGTTAACCCTGGTGATGTAAAGGCTATAGGCAATGTTGTGGAAGCCGCAGGTTTCGAACTTACAGGGATTGTTGATGAACCCACTGCTGCCGCAAAAGTTCTGGGTATAAAAAACGGTGCTGTGGTAGATGTGGGCGGGGGAACAACGGGAATTTCCGTGTTAAAAAATGGGGAAGTTGTGTATGTTGCCGATGAGCCCACGGGGGGAACTCATTTTACACTGGTACTGGCAGGCAACTATAGAGTGAGTTTTGAAGAAGCCGAAAGGATCAAGTTATCGAAAGAGAGATCAAAAGAAGTCTTCCAGGTTTTAATTCCCGTTATGGAAAAAGTGGGTTCCATCATCAGAAACCATATACAAGATAAGGAAGTTGATACCATTTATTTAGTGGGAGGCACAAGCTGTATAAACGGAATTGAAAGGGTAATAGAAACCCACACGGGTATAAAAGCCGTCAAACCTGTAAACCCCTTGCTGGTTACTCCTCTAGGTATTGCCATGTTAAGTGAAGAGGGGGGAGGCTAA
- the pduL gene encoding phosphate propanoyltransferase — MNTREIEQIVERVLQQLSNRKEIPVGVSNRHVHLSRDHVEILFGKGYSLTKMEELQPGQFAARETVTLVGHKGVLEKVRVLGPSRNMTQVEISLTDGYKLGLKPPIRDSGDLKGSEGVAIVGPEGSIKLKEGVICAARHIHMTPQDAATWDVKDGDRVDVEVKGIRGLVFKSVLVRVSPKYRLEMHIDTDEANAAGLETGDTVGIKGWK, encoded by the coding sequence TTGAATACCAGAGAGATTGAACAAATTGTGGAGAGGGTTTTACAACAATTAAGCAACAGAAAAGAAATACCTGTTGGAGTTTCTAACCGCCATGTGCATCTATCAAGAGACCATGTGGAGATTCTATTTGGTAAAGGTTATAGCCTTACAAAAATGGAGGAACTACAGCCCGGTCAGTTTGCAGCGAGAGAAACGGTAACCCTTGTAGGCCACAAAGGCGTTTTGGAAAAAGTAAGGGTTTTAGGACCTTCCAGGAACATGACACAGGTGGAGATTTCACTAACTGATGGCTACAAGCTGGGTTTAAAACCTCCAATCAGGGATTCGGGAGACCTGAAGGGTTCGGAAGGAGTAGCTATAGTAGGGCCAGAAGGGAGCATAAAACTGAAAGAGGGAGTAATATGTGCTGCAAGGCACATCCATATGACACCTCAAGATGCAGCCACATGGGATGTCAAAGATGGGGATAGAGTTGATGTTGAAGTAAAAGGGATTCGCGGATTGGTCTTTAAGAGTGTGTTGGTTCGGGTAAGCCCTAAATATCGGCTTGAGATGCATATAGATACTGACGAAGCAAATGCTGCCGGGCTCGAAACGGGAGATACTGTGGGAATTAAGGGGTGGAAATAG
- the pduA gene encoding propanediol utilization microcompartment protein PduA has protein sequence MKGEALGMVETKGLVGAIEAADAMVKAANVILVGYEKIGSGLVTVMVRGDVGAVKAATDAGAASAQKVGELVAVHVIPRPHADVEKILPKID, from the coding sequence ATGAAAGGTGAAGCTTTAGGGATGGTTGAAACAAAAGGTTTGGTGGGGGCAATAGAAGCAGCGGATGCAATGGTTAAAGCAGCTAATGTTATTTTGGTAGGCTATGAGAAAATTGGTTCCGGATTGGTGACGGTAATGGTTCGAGGTGATGTGGGAGCAGTCAAGGCAGCTACTGATGCAGGAGCTGCTTCTGCTCAGAAAGTTGGAGAACTTGTTGCCGTGCATGTAATTCCAAGACCCCATGCTGATGTTGAGAAGATTCTACCCAAGATTGATTAA
- a CDS encoding BMC domain-containing protein codes for MKTALGLIETVGLTAAVEAADTAVKSANVVLIGYELSRGGGLVTVKLAGDVGAVKAAVEAGAAAARKVNKVWSVQVIPRPAEYIERLVKNRETVGHVDNDVQKENEFEEMKEAVSDKEGMENKRETEKDSADEVDIKKEDVEGERDEGANGKEELQTIKKEEKEPEKSEKSEGEKDGDNKDKVTCNLCGDPACPRKKGELRTICIHYDEMENK; via the coding sequence GTGAAAACCGCATTAGGCTTAATAGAAACCGTTGGGCTAACTGCTGCAGTTGAAGCTGCGGATACAGCCGTTAAGTCAGCAAATGTAGTGTTGATAGGTTATGAACTCTCCAGAGGAGGAGGCCTGGTAACAGTAAAACTTGCTGGTGATGTAGGCGCTGTAAAGGCAGCGGTAGAAGCTGGCGCGGCTGCTGCTCGAAAGGTTAATAAGGTTTGGAGTGTTCAAGTCATCCCTCGACCCGCAGAATACATTGAACGATTAGTAAAAAACAGAGAAACAGTGGGTCATGTGGATAATGATGTTCAGAAAGAAAATGAATTTGAAGAGATGAAAGAGGCTGTCTCAGATAAAGAAGGAATGGAGAATAAAAGAGAAACTGAGAAAGACTCCGCGGATGAAGTGGATATAAAAAAAGAGGATGTTGAAGGAGAAAGGGATGAGGGAGCCAACGGAAAAGAAGAATTACAAACAATAAAAAAGGAAGAAAAAGAACCCGAGAAAAGTGAAAAAAGCGAAGGTGAAAAAGACGGGGATAACAAGGATAAAGTTACTTGTAATCTGTGTGGGGATCCTGCATGTCCCCGAAAAAAGGGAGAACTCAGAACCATTTGTATTCACTATGATGAGATGGAAAACAAGTAG
- a CDS encoding glycerol dehydratase reactivase beta/small subunit family protein codes for MSTNPPKTRKPAVYIDCVGEAPGCIKYLEYGIEEEGVPWEKRESSCRDAVSAAYKAASDSPIGIGIGIDEDNQLVLHHQKLPEKQPLFNLKGASKEEVRLLGANSARLAKRIPLKPMNTPEEKGCNTYPGIGKNNIDLSERELIELVTIVVKEVLKRYPPF; via the coding sequence ATGAGCACAAACCCCCCGAAAACTAGGAAACCTGCAGTATATATAGATTGCGTTGGGGAGGCCCCCGGGTGCATTAAATACCTGGAATACGGAATAGAAGAAGAGGGAGTGCCGTGGGAGAAGAGGGAATCATCCTGCAGGGATGCCGTTTCTGCAGCATATAAAGCCGCCAGCGACTCACCGATAGGGATAGGGATAGGGATAGATGAAGACAATCAACTGGTGCTTCATCATCAAAAACTTCCGGAAAAACAGCCGTTGTTTAATCTAAAAGGGGCTTCAAAGGAAGAAGTGCGACTCCTCGGAGCAAATTCTGCACGTTTAGCTAAAAGAATCCCTTTAAAGCCGATGAATACTCCTGAGGAAAAAGGTTGTAATACATATCCTGGAATAGGAAAAAACAACATAGACCTGTCGGAGAGAGAGTTGATCGAATTGGTAACAATTGTAGTTAAAGAGGTATTAAAGAGGTACCCTCCTTTTTAA